One region of Anabaena sphaerica FACHB-251 genomic DNA includes:
- a CDS encoding hemolysin family protein — protein sequence MTRALAVSASSELIWTDLGLKLLSVLLLIAINAFFVTAEFSMVTVRRTRIHQLVQAGDIPAIAVEMLQRSIDRLLSTAQLGITLSSLALGWIGESSIVVLVEAWLKSWPLPGSWSNFLAHSLSVPLTFFLIAYLQIVLGELSPKSVAMLYSEQLARFLGPSVKAIVRFFSPVIWILNQSTRYLLRLFGIEYTGQSWRPPVTPEELQLIISTERESTGLELSERELLNNVFEFGDITAQDVMIPRTSIIALPEDASFQSLLQEITSTGHSRYPIIGESLDDIRGIVYFQDLAKPLATGRLTLETQIHPWMRPPRFVPEQTLLSELLPMMQQEKPAMVIVVNEFGGIVGLVTIQDVIAEIIGNAGEQGISNDLLIEMLDQQTFLVQAQINLEELNEVLNINLPLTREYQTLGGFLLYQLQKIPTKGEILHYQNLEFTVMSVIGPRLHQIQIRKLPDDASG from the coding sequence TTGACACGAGCTTTAGCGGTGAGTGCTTCTTCTGAGTTAATTTGGACAGATTTAGGGTTGAAATTGTTGTCAGTGCTACTGCTGATTGCGATTAATGCCTTTTTTGTGACAGCGGAATTTTCAATGGTGACAGTGCGGCGGACTCGTATCCATCAGCTGGTTCAGGCTGGTGACATACCTGCGATCGCTGTAGAAATGTTACAACGTAGTATTGACAGGTTGCTATCTACTGCTCAATTAGGTATTACCCTCTCTAGTTTGGCATTAGGTTGGATTGGAGAAAGTAGCATTGTGGTGCTGGTGGAAGCATGGTTAAAATCCTGGCCTTTACCTGGGAGTTGGAGTAATTTTCTAGCTCATTCTCTATCAGTTCCCCTGACCTTTTTTTTAATTGCTTATTTGCAAATTGTTTTAGGGGAGTTATCTCCTAAATCAGTTGCTATGTTGTATTCAGAACAACTGGCCAGATTTTTGGGTCCTTCTGTTAAAGCCATAGTCCGTTTTTTCAGCCCAGTGATTTGGATTCTCAACCAATCAACCCGTTACCTGTTACGATTATTTGGCATTGAATACACAGGTCAAAGTTGGAGACCACCAGTTACCCCTGAAGAATTGCAACTGATTATATCTACAGAACGGGAATCAACAGGTTTAGAATTATCAGAAAGAGAACTGCTTAACAACGTCTTTGAGTTTGGGGACATCACCGCCCAAGATGTAATGATTCCCCGTACCAGCATTATCGCTTTACCAGAAGATGCCAGTTTCCAGTCATTACTTCAGGAAATTACCTCTACTGGTCATTCCCGCTATCCCATCATTGGTGAATCTTTAGACGACATTCGCGGTATTGTTTACTTTCAAGATTTAGCAAAACCTTTAGCTACTGGGAGACTGACATTAGAGACACAAATTCACCCTTGGATGCGTCCCCCCCGGTTTGTCCCAGAACAGACTCTTTTGAGCGAGTTATTGCCCATGATGCAGCAAGAAAAACCAGCTATGGTGATTGTGGTGAATGAATTTGGCGGTATTGTGGGACTGGTGACAATTCAAGATGTGATTGCTGAAATTATTGGTAATGCAGGTGAACAAGGAATCAGCAATGACTTGCTCATCGAAATGTTAGACCAGCAAACATTTTTAGTGCAAGCACAGATAAACTTAGAAGAACTCAACGAAGTCTTAAATATTAACTTACCCTTGACACGAGAATATCAAACTTTGGGCGGCTTTTTACTTTATCAGTTACAAAAAATTCCCACTAAAGGGGAAATCTTACATTATCAAAATCTTGAATTTACGGTCATGTCAGTTATTGGACCCCGCTTGCACCAAATTCAAATTAGAAAATTGCCAGATGACGCTTCAGGTTAA
- a CDS encoding DnaJ domain-containing protein yields MGTALAEVNTLVITPDGKTLISGSSDNTIKIWNLQTGELQCTFTQHSTAVLSIAIHLDGKTIASSSKDGIIKLWNLQTGEILETLSGMSPITFSPDGKILVSGGDGRIIKIWQQLENSEYLTLTGEWWEILGVDKNTHPQDVKLAYRQLARLYHPDINTTATAKAAMQAVNQAYQHFQMLVNVKK; encoded by the coding sequence ATGGGAACTGCTCTAGCAGAGGTAAATACTCTAGTTATTACTCCAGATGGTAAAACATTGATTAGTGGAAGTAGCGATAACACTATTAAAATCTGGAATTTACAAACTGGAGAATTACAATGCACTTTTACCCAACATTCAACAGCAGTGTTATCTATAGCTATTCACCTAGATGGTAAAACTATTGCTAGTAGTAGCAAAGACGGAATTATCAAACTTTGGAATTTGCAAACTGGGGAAATTTTAGAAACTCTTTCTGGTATGAGTCCTATAACATTTTCACCTGATGGAAAAATTCTTGTTAGTGGTGGTGATGGTAGAATAATCAAAATTTGGCAACAGCTAGAAAACAGCGAATATTTAACTTTAACTGGGGAATGGTGGGAAATATTAGGAGTTGATAAAAATACTCATCCTCAAGATGTAAAACTTGCCTATCGACAATTGGCTAGATTATATCATCCTGATATTAACACAACGGCTACTGCTAAAGCTGCAATGCAAGCAGTTAATCAAGCTTATCAACATTTTCAGATGCTTGTTAATGTTAAAAAATAA